A single genomic interval of Deltaproteobacteria bacterium harbors:
- a CDS encoding DUF1449 family protein, giving the protein MSDFLLQTEILPFAIALGLMVGIGMLEGITTLLGAGLSSFLESFLPETDADIDADIDG; this is encoded by the coding sequence ATGAGCGACTTTCTTTTGCAGACGGAGATCCTCCCTTTTGCTATTGCCTTAGGATTGATGGTTGGGATCGGTATGCTCGAAGGGATTACCACCCTTCTTGGTGCAGGATTATCAAGTTTTCTTGAGTCCTTTCTCCCTGAAACTGACGCCGATATCGATGCAGACATCGATGGTTGA